The nucleotide sequence GTGGTGGAATACATGGAACAATTAGGGCTGGAAGACTTATTAGCGATGGTACAACAGCTGCCTGATAGATATAGAATGGTTTTTTCTCTTTATGCATTAGATGGATTTAGTCATCAGGAAATTGCAGAGTTAATGGATATAAGGGAAGGAACCTCCAAGTCCAATTTGTCCAGAGCTAGGGTTAGCTTACAACAAATGATACAGGCGTGGCGCAGAAAAATGAATAGCGACGCCATATAATACAATGGAAGAAGAAAAGAACATAGACCGATTGTTCCAGGAGAAATTCCAGGATTTCAAACCAGCTGCTCCAGCTGGATCTTGGGATGCCATTGAGTCAAAACTGGATCAAGCTAAAAAGCGACCAGCGGTGCTACCTTTATGGTGGAAACTTGCCGGCGTCGCTGCAGTTCTAGCAGTTCTTATATCTGTATTTGTGTGGAATCCTGACGATGTTACTCCTGTTGAAAATATGGTTGTGGAAGAGGCACCATCTTCTGAAGAAACAGAACTTCATCAGGGAATTGCTAATGAGGAAAAGCAACCTGCTAACATAACAGATCAACAGTCTAACTCCATTGATTCCAATCCAAATCAAACCAAACAGTCTCAAGAAAGTGTTGTAGAGAATTCTAGTGAAGCTGCAGCCGCCATGCCCAGTAGTAGTAAGTCAAAAAATGGTACCTCTTTTAAAACCAAAGAATCCACGCCACAGAATAAGGTCACTAGTCAGGCGCAAAAAGATTTTATAGCTCAAAGCGAGCAAACTAGAGAACCATTGGATTCAAGGGCAAATGGTAATGATGTTGATCCACAAAATGCTGCTGATTCAAAATCGTCAAGTGATCCATTCCAGAATTCGGTAAATGAAAATGTTGGAGATGCCATGGCGATGAACCAAGAAACTAAAGCCGATGAAATTCAAGAAAAGGAAGAAACTGAATTAGAAAGTCTGGAAGATATTGCTGCCGCAACTGCTGTGACCCGCCAGGATGAACCTATGCCTAGAAAAAAATGGAGTGCTGCCACCGTTGTCGCACCTGTTTATGCAAGTAGCTTGAGTGGTTCATCTATTAGTGATCGCGTTTCTAGAGAAAATCAAAATACCCAAACCGACATAAGTTACGGAGTAGCCATCTCTTATGCGATCGATTCCCGTTGGAGTGTTCGTACCGGCTTACATCAAGTCAACATGAACTACAACAACCAGGATATCAATTATGGTTTGAATGGAAATACCCTAATTCTTAATAATGCAGAAGCCATGGCCATCTTTGATCCTAGCGCCGTCAACGCGCCAGCGCCGGCGATGTTCTCGAGTGCAAGTAGTTTTGATCAAGAATTGAGAAATGCCCGCATTCTGTCCAATTTTAAGGGCGAGATGAGTCAGCAATTGGGTTATCTGGAAATGCCCTTTGAAGTGACATATAGGCTGGTAGACAAAAAATTGGGAGTGAATGTTTTGGGTGGTTTTAGCGCGCTGTTTCTCACTGATAATAATGTAAGTATTGTAAACGATAGCCGCAGGTTGGATCTGGGCAGTGATGAAAATTTCAACAGCTTTAACCAGAGTGCCAATTTTGGTATAGGTCTGGACTATCAGTTTTCCAAAAATATCGGACTAACTCTAGAGCCTACGTTTAAATATCAGTTGAACTCGTTAAAAGAAAACACAAGTGACTTCAGACCTTACACCGTTGGTGTATATACCGGTTTGATGTATAGATTTTAACCACAAATTGTTGTCATTGCAGGCGTTTGTGGGTATATGAAAAAGAGATTGAGGTTGGTTAATCATTGAACTCAATTAAATGCAATGAAAAAGAGTGGAACCGTCCTGTTTGCTATGCAGGACGGTTTTTTTATGCGTCGTGATGAAGGATAGGTTAGGAATTCTGTTGCCTGACAAGATCTTCATAGATGATATTTCTTACGCTTTCGCGAAAGCGAACTTTATCTCCAGGCAACTGCAAGCCAGCAGTTTGTTGGATCTCATGGGTTCTTGCACGCATGCGTCCCGGCGATCCATGAAAAAAGGAGAACGGAAAACGTTTTTTATTGTCATAAAAACTCATGGGAACCACGGGAATTTGATGCTCTATGGCCAGTCTAAAGGCACCATCCTTGAAGTTATCCAGCAGTATCGACCGGTCTGATGGTACACCACCTTCAGGAAAAATACATATTCCAACACCATCATCCAGTCTGCGGCTGGCGCTTTCAAAAACGGCCTTGCGGCTTTGCGGGTCACCGCGATCTACAAGAATACACGTGCGCTTATAGAAAAAACCAAAAATGGGAATTTTGGAAAGCTCTGCTTTACCTACAAAAACAAACGGGTTTTTTGCTACCAGTAGCATGAGCATGATGTCTGCCATGCTCGTATGGTTGGCCACCAGCATATAGCTTTGTCCCTTCTGCATGTGAGCATCTCTATATATCTGTGGCCACCAGAACATCCCGTAGATAACAAACGCTGCCCAGGCTTGAGCCATCTTGAAAAAGATACCATAGGTTTTCTCTGAAATTGTCGCCAACACAAGAAACGGAAACATGACCAAAATAGGAATGGCGAGTAGCACATAAAACCAAACCCTATAAATAGGCATTACAATATATCGTATCCATTTCATGAGTTCCAAAAATAGCAGAATTAAAACAGGCCACAACACCTTGATCTGCTTCTTGTGGTTTAAGCTCCTAAGGAATTATCTTTGTCCCCTAAATTATACCAATGGCTAGAGTACTTACGGGAATACAATCTACGGGAATACCACATTTAGGGAATTTATTGGGCGCCATCTTGCCAGCGATAGAAATGGCCTCACAACCTGATAATGATTCCTTCCTGTTCATTGCAGATTTTCATTCCTTGACGCAAATCAAGGATGGCGAAACTTTACGAGAAAACACGTATGCAACAGCTGCTGCCTGGATGGCTTGTGGACTGGATTCTAGTCGTACTACTTTTTATAGACAAAGCGATGTCCCGCAAGTCACAGAGCTTAACTGGTATCTCAATTGCTTTTATCCATATCAACGGTTGACACTGGCTCACAGTTTCAAGGATAAATCAGACCGATTGAATGATGTGAATGCCGGATTATTCACCTATCCTATGTTAATGGCAGCAGACATCTTGTTGTACGACGCGCAAGTTGTGCCTGTGGGAAAAGACCAACTGCAGCATCTTGAAATGGCACGTGATGTGGCAGGACGTTTTAATAATCAAATGGGCGATACGCTTATAGAGCCTCAAGCCAAAATCCAGGAAAATACGATGTATGTTCCAGGAACAGATGGTGAGAAAATGAGTAAATCCCGTGGTAATTTGATCAATATCTTTTTACCGGAAAAGCAGTTGAAAAAACAAGTCATGTCCATAGAAACGGACAGTACGCCGCTGGAAGAGCCTAAAGATCCCGACACCTGTAACGTTTTTGCGATTTACAAACTGATTGCTACTGCCCAGCAAACCGCAGAAATGCGTGAAAAATATGAAGCTGGAAATTACGGTTATGGACATGCTAAAAAAGCACTGTTTGAATTGATCTTGTTCAAATTTGGAAAAAATCGGGAACGTTTTGAGCACTATATGTCCAATAAACATGAAATAGATGCTGCTCTCAAAGAAGGTGCGGCAAAAGCTAAACTTGTTGCAGACGACGTCCTTTCTAGAGTTCGTGAAAAGCTGGGCTATTAACTAGAAGCTTTAAAAAACTTCCTTCTTATTGTTTTGAACGCAAAAGTCTACTGAATTTACCTTTCAAGTGGACAATTCTTTTTGTGTGCTCTTAATTTATAATAGTTTGACCTAAATCCTCGGCGCAAACTTCTCATTAGTTTTTCCATAGCAACATTCGGATACCCTATTTCGCACCTAAAGTTTCTACTATTTCTTGGTGTTAGAATCACTGATGGTAGTTTACCACCTGCCTTTTATCTCGTTCAAATACACGATTATCTGTTTAAAAGTATATTAAGATATTTTTAAGATGATATTATAACGTTCTGTAATACAATTTATTAGATGTATTTAATGCATTTTATCGATGTTTTCAGTTTGTTTATCGTGTTCAAACCTCCCATATTTGAACCATCATTAAAACGATAACAATCAAAAACCTCTACAAAATGAAAAAATTTACCCTAACAGCAGCTATCCTATTTACCGCAGCGACATTTGTTTCCTGCTCCACAGATTCTGAAGGTATCGACGATACCAGTGCACCGGTAAACGGTCCCAAAGTGACCTTGTTTACAGGCAGCAACACATCTGGTAAGATCAACATGTTCGACCTTACCGATTCCAACAACATCACCAACAAGTCTTTCCAGAGCGCCAGTACCGATGGTAACGGCATCCACTACGATCCACTCAATGACTGTCTTTTTGAGGCATCAAGATCAGAGAGTAACGTATTGGTCTTTGAAAACCTAAACAACAACGAGTCCGGATCGGCACTCGCTCCATCTCTTAGATCTGACGTACAGGTGGAGAACCCAAGAGATATTGCCATCTCTGGAAACCGCATCGTGGTATCTGCAGATGCAGTGGGACCACGCGACAGCAACAAGTTCTATGTATATGAGTCGACACCCAACTCTGTAAGATTGGTCAACATCTACGAGACGGGTAACCAGCACTGGGGAATCTTCCTTGCTGGGAACACTCTTTATGCAGCCGTGGACAACAGTGGTAGAATAGCCGTCTATAACGACTTCTTCTCCAACAACAGCGGTGAGCTTACCGCAGACGACCAGATCACCATTGAAGGTGCACAGTCCCTAAGAGGAATCACCTATGACGAGGTAGAGGACCAACTATTCCTTGCCGATGTCAGAAACCCATTGAACGACAGCGACGGAGCGATCCACACGATCAAGAACTTCTCAGTGATCTACAGCGGTCTTGAGGCTTACGGTACCATCACAGATGTGACCACGGTAAGCGGTTCAGAGACCATGTTGGGCAACCCGGTAGACCTTGAGTACGACAATGTAGGAAAGGTACTCTATGCGGCAGAGCGCAGCACCAACGGTGGCATGGCTTTATCCTTTGACACCACTACCGTAGGCAACGCAAGACCAAAGATGCAGCAGTCCGTTTCAGGAATCTCAAGCATCTACCTTAACGTAGAATAACATACAACGATTTTTCAAGTGCAATTTGTAGAGTAGATTGTAGAAAAGAGAAGAGACCCATCTAGGGTCTCTTTTTTTGTTCCATAGTATTGAGGATTGTTACGCTTTCGCGAAAGCGACATTATCCATTCTAATTACCTATTAAATATTTCAGGTCAACATAAACAGTTTGCCCGGCAATGGCTTCACCACACCTTTAAGCTCCATGGACATCAGCAAAGAGGCTACTTTGTGAACCGGCATGTGCACCTGTAGCGCAATAATATCCAGCAATTCCTTTTCTTGTTCTTTGAGTACGGTATAGATGGCTCTTTCATCTTTGTCCAGCTCCACAAATAATTGCTTTTGAACGGCCACTTCATTTTGTTGCCAGCCTAGTATATATGGAATATCTGCTGCGGTGGTAAGTAAATGTGCCTTGCTTTGTTTGATCAGACTATTACAACCTGAGGCATATTTATCATTCACTCGACCTGGAACAGCAAAAACCTCTCGATTGTATCCACTGGCCAGGTCTGCAGTGACCAGAGAGCCTCCTTTTTCTGCACTTTCAATGACCACAGTCGCTTCACTCAATCCAGCAATAACACGATTGCGACCCAAAAAGTTTTTACGATCAAAGGTGTCTGTGCTCCAAAAATCAGTAACAAAACCGCCGTTTTTCTTGACGTCATTATTATGTGCGGCGTGGTTGCGAGGATAGGTCTGATTCAGCCCATGCGCCATGACTGCTACAGTTTGCAGGCCATGCTCGATAGAAAGTTTGTGTGCCAGTATATCCACACCATACGCATAACCGCTAATAATGGTAGGATTGAGCAGAGCAATATCTGCCATGAATTTTTCCAAAAAAGCGCTGCCTTGACTGGTAATCTGGCGTGTGCCAACAATACTTAAGGTGTATGGATTGTTCCAGTTGATGTTTCCGTTTTCGAAGAAGATGATAGGTCCATCAACGCAATACTGCAATCGCTCTGGATAGTCATCATTATAGTAAACCCTATACTTGAGCTTGTTTTCTTCAATAAACTTGAGCTCGTTTTCGGCCTTTTGGAAAAGGTCTTTTGCCTTAATGAATTGGGCTTTCTTCTCACCTATGCCTTCAATGGCTGCAATTTCGCGATAAGGTTGTTCAAAGACTGCTGCTGCACTGCCAAAAGTCCTGATCAACTTTTTGGCCATGATATCGCCTATAAGCGGTGCCTTTTTTAAGGCAAGAAGTGAGAGCAGCTCTTGTTTATCCATTACCCAAAAATAAAAGGATTGGGGTTCAAAATGATGGTTTCAAAAGCCTTGAGATCACCTTCGGCAAGGACTCCAGGAAAATCACCACGATACTCCTGCATGGTAGTCATCAATTGAAAATGTAGATGTGGCGAGTAACCACCGTTTTCTTGTGGTGTGCCTAGAGTTGCAATTTGTTCGCTTTCGCGAAAGCGAACTCCAATTTCCCACGCTTGCATATCAGATCTAGAAAGGTGGCCATAAAGGCTGTACAACTTGCCATCATTGTAATCGTGCTCTAAAATTAGTGTTGGTCCATAATTCCCAGCGTCGTCATTGTCTGAAAAAGAATGAATTTTTCCATCCATAATCGCGTGAACACTGGTGCCAGCTGGCGCCCATAGGTCAATTCCCATATGGACGTCGCGCACCGCTCCATCCTGAAATCTCGCAGATTTGCGATACAACGCTCGCTGTTCTTTGTAGCCGCCGTGGGCAACAAATCTGCCTGTTTGATGGCGATGATCCTTAAGATATTTTTCCATCACGGCAATATCACTCACATCATTTTCATCCCAATACGGATTGTGGATGGAGAGATCCATAGGGAAATAGTCCTGAGATGCATATCGTGGATCGAGAAGGTTTTTGAATGCCATTAGATGACCATTTCTGGGATGTCGCCTTCTACGATAAGTGTACCTTCGGTAGCTGCTTGAATCTCCTGAACGGTGACGCCAGGTGCTCTTTCTAGCAGTTTGAAACCTTGGTCTGTTATTTCAATGACGGCCATGTTAGAAACAACTTTAGTGATGCAATTGACACCTGTAAGCGGTAAACTGCATTTTTTAAGCAGCTTTGACTCGCCGGCGCGATTGGTATGCATCATGGCAACAATGATATTTTCTGCGCTGGCGACAAGATCCATGGCGCCGCCCATTCCCTTGACAATTTTACCTGGGATTTTCCAATTGGCGATATCACCATTTTCGGCTACCTCCATGGCGCCCAAAATGGTGAGGTCAACATGCTGACCACGTATCATCCCAAAACTGGTTGCGCTATCAAAGAAACTTGCGCCTGGCAATGTGGTGATGGTTTGCTTTCCTGCGTTGATGACATCTGCATCTTCCTCACCTTCAAAGGGAAAAGGTCCCATTCCCAACACGCCGTTTTCTGACTGGAACTCTACATCGATACCTTCTGGAACATAGTTTGCCACTAGAGTTGGTATACCAATACCTAGATTGACGTAGTAACCGTCTTTCACTTCTTGCGCGATTCTTTTTGCGATGCCTATTTTATCTAACATGATTTTTTTTTAAACTGTTCTATACTGCTCTTTCTATAATAAAGGGAAGACAGATAGATCTGATATTTAATTTTTGCTTCTAACCGTTCTCTGTTCAATACGCTTTTCATACTTCTCACCTTGAAAAATGCGTTTGACAAAAATTCCGGGAATGTGGATCTGGTTGGGATCAAGCGCACCTGCGGGAACTAGTTCTTCTACCTCAGCCACGGTAATGCTGGCAGCGCCACACATGACTGGATTGAAGTTTCTAGCGGTTCCTTTAAAAATTAGGTTTCCTGCGGTGTCTCCTTTCCATGCTTTGACAAAAGCAAAATCTGCCTTAAAAGCGTACTCTAGAATATGAGGTTTGTTATTAAAGACTCGCTCTTCTTTTCCTTCGGCTACTTCTGTTCTGTAGCCTGCTGGTGTGTAGAAGGCAGGAATTCCTGATTGTGCGGCGCGGCAACGCTCGGCCAGCGTTCCTTGTGGGATCAATTCTACTTCCAGTTCACCGCTAAGCATCTGGCGCTCAAACTCGTCGTTCTCGCCCACGTAAGACGAGATCATTTTCTTGATTTGTTTGCCCTGCAATAACAACCCTAGTCCAAAATCATCGACTCCAGCATTGTTGGAAATGCAGGTCAGATCACTGACTCCCAACTCCACTAATTGAGCAATGCTGTTCTCTGGAATTCCTGATAAACCAAATCCACCAACCATCAATGTCATACCACTCTTTACGCCAGCTAGTGCTTCTTTCACACTTGCTACTGTTCTATAAATCATGCAAATTTTCTTTGCTATGAAAATACGAAATACTTGAGAGTTTTAGTGAACGGTGGTCCAAAGCGTGAAAAAGCCACGCATTACACATGAAGTCTTACACTTATTGAAAATAAGGCACAGTGATTCACTAACTAACCCTTTGAGGGCCAGCCAAAGATGATCAAGCAAGGCTTTTTACTTAAACCTCGTCAAAGTTTACATTGACTTTTGCGCTGGTAGGACAAGCCTGACAAGTGAGCGTAAAGCCATCGCTGATTTCCTCATCTGTCAAAATGGAGTTCTTGCGCATTTTGACGTCTCCTTCTTCAATGAGAGCTATACAGCTGGAACAGATACCACCTTGACACGAGTATGGTGCATCAATATCATTTTTTAGCATCACGTCCAGCATGACCTCATCGCGTCGCATGGTAAACGTATGCGTCTCGTCATCCAGGATGACGGTAATTTCAGATAGGTGACTGTCCTCGGTAATTTCCACATCACTTTCGGTTGATGTGAATAGTTCAAATTTGATGTTCTCCTCAGCGAGCAATCCCTTTTCTATGAGGTTGAGTTGGGTCATTTGGATCATCTCTTCAGGGCCGCATAAGTACGCTTTCGCGAAAGCGAACCCTTCACAATCATTCTTCAGGAAATAGTTCAAGTTGCCTTTAGTTATTCTACCAAACAAGGCATCCTGACGCTCCTCACGACTGAAACAGTATTTCAACGTAAATCGCTCGCCGTACTGATCTTTAAGGTCATTGAGCTGTTCCAGATAAATGGCCTGACTTTCTGATTGATTCCCATAAATCAATGCCACTTTATTGTCAGCATCGCCAGCGAGTGCGGTCTTCAATATAGACATGATAGGTGTAATGCCGCTACCGGCAGCAACCATCAAAAAGATTCCCTTTTCCTGCTTCTCATGAATGAACAACCCATCTGGCGGCGCTACTTCTAAGGTATCGCCAGCACGCAGTTTCATGGCGTAATTTGAGAAAACACCCAAATCTACCGTCTTGACCACCACCTTTAATTGGTCGTCGTCTGGAGCACTGCTTATGGAGTAGGCGCGACGCACCTCATTGCCATCAATCGTGGCTTTAAGCGTCAAATACTGACCTGCCTGATATTGGAATTCTTCCTGGAGACTGCCAGGGATTTCAAAAATAATTTCAACGGCTCTAGAAGTAACCTTAGTGACTTGTTCAATGCGTAATTCGTGAAAAACCATGTGTCGATTAATTGGGCTGCAAAAGTAAGAAACAGAGAAAGAGTTGTAACATTTTTAATTTTATCTTCACTAATCCAGCAACTAACCTTACTACCATGTTCAAACTCTTTGCTAGTCTAGAATGGAAAAGTTTCTTTAGATCTGCTGCCTTCAAGCAAAATCTTTTCTTCAAGATATTTATCGGTTTTTTTGCTGTTCTCTTTTTGCTGGAATTTGCCGCTTTGGGCGCTGGAAGCTTCTATATCCTGGAAAATTTTATTGAGGACGGCAACATCCTGGCATCTGATCCTTTAGCGGTAATTAATCAATTTTTGATCTACTGGTTTGCGGTGGATCTCATATTTAGATATTTCTTCCAAAAAATGCCGGTGGCTAATATCAAGCCACTTCTCTATTTACCTTTTACTAAAGGAAAGATTGTTCAATACGCCATGGGAAAAACGGTGATCTCATTTTTTAATATTCTACCAGCATTCTTTTTTATACCATTTTCCATTGTCCTATTAATAGAAGGCTATGACCCTTTAGGCGTGATAGGCTGGCATCTTGCGATGTTGTCCATCACATTACTGCTCAATTTCTTGAATATTTTTCTCAATAATCTAGATAAGGTATTCTATCCAGTAGTGATCCTTATAGCGGGTCTTGCCACGATACAATACTACGGCTACTTTGATATCACCAGTTACACACAACCTATGTTTGACTTTTTCTACAGTCAGCCATGGAGTTTTGTCTTGCCGCTGGCGCTGGCCGTTTTTAGTGGTCAATATGCCTATGTCTACTTTAAAAAACAGCTGTATCTGGATGCCGGACTTAAAACCAAACATGAAACCGCTACCACAGAAAATCTGGATTTTCTCAATCGGTTCGGGAAAATGTCAACTTACCTTAAGAATGATGTGAAGCTCATACGCCGCAACAAACGAGCTAGGACCACTTTTATCATGGGATTCCTATTTATGTTCTATGGCCTTTATTTTATTGCTGTAGGTCAAGGCGAATGGATGAAGGTTTTTGCGGCCTTGTTTTGTACCGGTGGTTTCCTGTTCAGTTTTGGTGGGTTGGTGCCGTCATGGGATAGCAGCTACTATAAATTGATGATGGCGCAAAATATTCCCTATCGTGAGTTTTTGCTGAGCAAATGGTGGCTCATGGTGGTTGTGACTGGCTTTAGCACCTTGCTTAGTTGCTTCTATGTTTATTTTGGGCTCGAGTGGCTTTATGCCATTCTTGCCGGCGCCGTTTACAACATTGGACTCAACGCATCCATCACACTGCTGGGTGG is from Nonlabens sp. YIK11 and encodes:
- a CDS encoding outer membrane beta-barrel protein → MEEEKNIDRLFQEKFQDFKPAAPAGSWDAIESKLDQAKKRPAVLPLWWKLAGVAAVLAVLISVFVWNPDDVTPVENMVVEEAPSSEETELHQGIANEEKQPANITDQQSNSIDSNPNQTKQSQESVVENSSEAAAAMPSSSKSKNGTSFKTKESTPQNKVTSQAQKDFIAQSEQTREPLDSRANGNDVDPQNAADSKSSSDPFQNSVNENVGDAMAMNQETKADEIQEKEETELESLEDIAAATAVTRQDEPMPRKKWSAATVVAPVYASSLSGSSISDRVSRENQNTQTDISYGVAISYAIDSRWSVRTGLHQVNMNYNNQDINYGLNGNTLILNNAEAMAIFDPSAVNAPAPAMFSSASSFDQELRNARILSNFKGEMSQQLGYLEMPFEVTYRLVDKKLGVNVLGGFSALFLTDNNVSIVNDSRRLDLGSDENFNSFNQSANFGIGLDYQFSKNIGLTLEPTFKYQLNSLKENTSDFRPYTVGVYTGLMYRF
- a CDS encoding lysophospholipid acyltransferase family protein yields the protein MKWIRYIVMPIYRVWFYVLLAIPILVMFPFLVLATISEKTYGIFFKMAQAWAAFVIYGMFWWPQIYRDAHMQKGQSYMLVANHTSMADIMLMLLVAKNPFVFVGKAELSKIPIFGFFYKRTCILVDRGDPQSRKAVFESASRRLDDGVGICIFPEGGVPSDRSILLDNFKDGAFRLAIEHQIPVVPMSFYDNKKRFPFSFFHGSPGRMRARTHEIQQTAGLQLPGDKVRFRESVRNIIYEDLVRQQNS
- the trpS gene encoding tryptophan--tRNA ligase, translating into MARVLTGIQSTGIPHLGNLLGAILPAIEMASQPDNDSFLFIADFHSLTQIKDGETLRENTYATAAAWMACGLDSSRTTFYRQSDVPQVTELNWYLNCFYPYQRLTLAHSFKDKSDRLNDVNAGLFTYPMLMAADILLYDAQVVPVGKDQLQHLEMARDVAGRFNNQMGDTLIEPQAKIQENTMYVPGTDGEKMSKSRGNLINIFLPEKQLKKQVMSIETDSTPLEEPKDPDTCNVFAIYKLIATAQQTAEMREKYEAGNYGYGHAKKALFELILFKFGKNRERFEHYMSNKHEIDAALKEGAAKAKLVADDVLSRVREKLGY
- a CDS encoding DNA-processing protein DprA; this translates as MDKQELLSLLALKKAPLIGDIMAKKLIRTFGSAAAVFEQPYREIAAIEGIGEKKAQFIKAKDLFQKAENELKFIEENKLKYRVYYNDDYPERLQYCVDGPIIFFENGNINWNNPYTLSIVGTRQITSQGSAFLEKFMADIALLNPTIISGYAYGVDILAHKLSIEHGLQTVAVMAHGLNQTYPRNHAAHNNDVKKNGGFVTDFWSTDTFDRKNFLGRNRVIAGLSEATVVIESAEKGGSLVTADLASGYNREVFAVPGRVNDKYASGCNSLIKQSKAHLLTTAADIPYILGWQQNEVAVQKQLFVELDKDERAIYTVLKEQEKELLDIIALQVHMPVHKVASLLMSMELKGVVKPLPGKLFMLT
- a CDS encoding peptidoglycan DD-metalloendopeptidase family protein → MAFKNLLDPRYASQDYFPMDLSIHNPYWDENDVSDIAVMEKYLKDHRHQTGRFVAHGGYKEQRALYRKSARFQDGAVRDVHMGIDLWAPAGTSVHAIMDGKIHSFSDNDDAGNYGPTLILEHDYNDGKLYSLYGHLSRSDMQAWEIGVRFRESEQIATLGTPQENGGYSPHLHFQLMTTMQEYRGDFPGVLAEGDLKAFETIILNPNPFIFG
- a CDS encoding 3-oxoacid CoA-transferase subunit B codes for the protein MLDKIGIAKRIAQEVKDGYYVNLGIGIPTLVANYVPEGIDVEFQSENGVLGMGPFPFEGEEDADVINAGKQTITTLPGASFFDSATSFGMIRGQHVDLTILGAMEVAENGDIANWKIPGKIVKGMGGAMDLVASAENIIVAMMHTNRAGESKLLKKCSLPLTGVNCITKVVSNMAVIEITDQGFKLLERAPGVTVQEIQAATEGTLIVEGDIPEMVI
- a CDS encoding CoA transferase subunit A, whose protein sequence is MIYRTVASVKEALAGVKSGMTLMVGGFGLSGIPENSIAQLVELGVSDLTCISNNAGVDDFGLGLLLQGKQIKKMISSYVGENDEFERQMLSGELEVELIPQGTLAERCRAAQSGIPAFYTPAGYRTEVAEGKEERVFNNKPHILEYAFKADFAFVKAWKGDTAGNLIFKGTARNFNPVMCGAASITVAEVEELVPAGALDPNQIHIPGIFVKRIFQGEKYEKRIEQRTVRSKN
- a CDS encoding ferredoxin--NADP reductase, with amino-acid sequence MVFHELRIEQVTKVTSRAVEIIFEIPGSLQEEFQYQAGQYLTLKATIDGNEVRRAYSISSAPDDDQLKVVVKTVDLGVFSNYAMKLRAGDTLEVAPPDGLFIHEKQEKGIFLMVAAGSGITPIMSILKTALAGDADNKVALIYGNQSESQAIYLEQLNDLKDQYGERFTLKYCFSREERQDALFGRITKGNLNYFLKNDCEGFAFAKAYLCGPEEMIQMTQLNLIEKGLLAEENIKFELFTSTESDVEITEDSHLSEITVILDDETHTFTMRRDEVMLDVMLKNDIDAPYSCQGGICSSCIALIEEGDVKMRKNSILTDEEISDGFTLTCQACPTSAKVNVNFDEV
- a CDS encoding DUF5687 family protein, whose product is MFKLFASLEWKSFFRSAAFKQNLFFKIFIGFFAVLFLLEFAALGAGSFYILENFIEDGNILASDPLAVINQFLIYWFAVDLIFRYFFQKMPVANIKPLLYLPFTKGKIVQYAMGKTVISFFNILPAFFFIPFSIVLLIEGYDPLGVIGWHLAMLSITLLLNFLNIFLNNLDKVFYPVVILIAGLATIQYYGYFDITSYTQPMFDFFYSQPWSFVLPLALAVFSGQYAYVYFKKQLYLDAGLKTKHETATTENLDFLNRFGKMSTYLKNDVKLIRRNKRARTTFIMGFLFMFYGLYFIAVGQGEWMKVFAALFCTGGFLFSFGGLVPSWDSSYYKLMMAQNIPYREFLLSKWWLMVVVTGFSTLLSCFYVYFGLEWLYAILAGAVYNIGLNASITLLGGAYVKTPIDLTSNKKAFGDSKAFNVKTLLLTIPKMILPVIIYYAFSLTISSEAGFIAIAATGLLGLLFRDKILTIVENVYKNEKYDTIAAYAQKD